A stretch of Candidatus Sphingomonas phytovorans DNA encodes these proteins:
- the gltB gene encoding glutamate synthase large subunit, with protein MVAESERIRLAEVGMYRPGFESDACGVGLVAATDGTPSRRVVQSAIDALKAVWHRGAVDADGKTGDGAGLHVDLPVKFFDDAISASGHKTMPNRLAVGMIFLPRTDLGAQEDCRTIVESVIIEEGYTIYGWRQVPVDVSVIGQKAQATRPEIEQIMIAGPLPDEQSAAEFEKNLYLVRRRIEKRVIAAQIQGFYICSLSCRSIIYKGLFLAESLSVFYPDLTDQRFESRVAIFHQRYSTNTFPQWWLAQPFRCLAHNGEINTIRGNKNWMLSHEIKMASLAFGEYSEDIKPVIPAGASDTAALDATFEAICRSGRDAPTAKLMLVPEAWGPKGEMPRAHLDMYKYLASVMEPWDGPAALAMTDGRWAVAGMDRNALRPLRYTRTSDGLLIVGSESGMVVVPESTIIEKGRLGPGQMIAVDLDEGVLLDDRAIKDRISGEADYAKMIGNFLGVNDLPDAPADATVCFDRADLTRRQVAAGQTLEDMELILSPMVEGAKEAIGSMGDDTPLAVISDKPRLISQFFRQNFSQVTNPPIDPLRERHVMSLKTRFGNLANILDTEDRRDGVLVLESPVLAGTDWARLKAFFGNKVADIDCTFENGGGPETLRAAIARIRAEAEQAVREGKSEIFLSDMNIGPDRVGIAGVLAAAAVHTHLVRRGLRSYASINIQTAECLDTHYYAVLIGVGATTVHAYLSEASIVDRHQRSLFGDLTLEKCLANHRHAVDEGLLKIMSKMGIAVISSYRGGYNFEAVGLSRSLVNDLFPGMPAKISGEGYASLHLNAALRHEAAYDDVVVNLPIGGFYRQRHTGETHAYSAQLMHLLQTAVATDSYSTYLQFSRGVEALPPVYLRDLFQFNYPNEGVAVDQVEAITEIRKRFVTPGMSLGALSPEAHETLAIAMNRIGAKAVSGEGGEDKARYAPYPNGDNANSGVKQIASGRFGVTAEYLNACDEIEIKVAQGAKPGEGGQLPGFKVTEFIAKLRHATPGVMLISPPPHHDIYSIEDLAQLIYDLKQINPVARVCVKLVSSAGIGTVAAGVAKAHADVILVSGHVGGTGASPQTSIKYAGTPWEMGLSEVNQTLTLNGLRGRIKLRTDGGLKTGRDIVIAAILGAEEFGIGTLSLVAMGCIMVRQCHSNTCPVGVCVQDERLRAKFTGTPEKVINLMTFIAEEVRDILARLGFRSLDEVIGRTELLRQVSRGAEHLDDLDLNPILAKVDADDAERRFSLSAWRNEVPDSLDAQMIKDAAAVFSRGEKMQLTYSVRNTHRAVGTRLSSEITRKFGMSKLADGHVHVRLRGSAGQSLGAFLCKGITLEVFGDANDYVGKGLSGGIIALRPVVSSPLASQDNTIIGNTVLYGATSGSLFAAGQAGERFAVRNSGATVVVEGCGANGCEYMTGGTAVVLGAVGANFGAGMTGGMAFVYDADGSFERRANPENIVWQRLSSMHWEAVLLNLVRAHHAATDSKWSAALLDDWGRVIDRFWQVVPKEMLTRLAHPLDDRSEMVAAE; from the coding sequence ATGGTGGCTGAATCCGAACGTATCCGCCTCGCTGAGGTCGGCATGTATCGCCCCGGCTTCGAATCCGATGCCTGCGGTGTCGGCCTGGTCGCCGCGACGGACGGCACGCCGTCGCGCCGCGTCGTCCAGTCGGCGATCGATGCGCTGAAGGCGGTGTGGCACCGCGGCGCGGTCGATGCCGATGGCAAGACCGGCGACGGCGCCGGCCTGCATGTCGACCTGCCGGTCAAGTTCTTCGACGACGCGATCAGCGCCTCGGGTCACAAGACCATGCCGAACCGGCTCGCGGTCGGCATGATCTTCCTGCCGCGCACTGATCTCGGCGCTCAGGAGGATTGCCGCACGATCGTCGAGAGCGTGATCATCGAGGAAGGCTATACCATTTATGGCTGGCGCCAGGTGCCAGTCGACGTCTCGGTGATCGGGCAAAAGGCGCAGGCGACTCGCCCGGAGATCGAGCAGATCATGATCGCCGGCCCGCTGCCGGACGAGCAGAGCGCCGCCGAGTTCGAGAAGAATCTCTACCTCGTCCGCCGCCGGATCGAGAAGCGCGTGATCGCGGCGCAGATTCAGGGTTTCTACATCTGTTCGCTGTCGTGCCGTTCGATCATCTACAAGGGCCTGTTCCTGGCGGAGAGCCTGTCGGTCTTCTATCCCGATCTGACCGACCAGCGCTTCGAGAGCCGGGTCGCGATCTTCCATCAGCGCTATTCGACCAACACCTTCCCGCAATGGTGGCTGGCGCAGCCGTTCCGCTGCCTCGCGCACAATGGCGAGATCAACACGATCCGCGGCAACAAGAACTGGATGCTCAGCCACGAGATCAAGATGGCGAGCCTCGCGTTCGGCGAATATTCGGAGGACATCAAGCCGGTGATCCCGGCCGGCGCGTCCGATACCGCCGCGCTCGACGCCACCTTCGAGGCGATCTGCCGCTCAGGCCGCGATGCGCCGACCGCGAAGCTGATGCTGGTGCCCGAGGCCTGGGGGCCGAAGGGCGAGATGCCCAGGGCGCATCTCGACATGTACAAATATCTCGCCAGCGTGATGGAGCCGTGGGACGGCCCCGCCGCGCTCGCGATGACCGATGGTCGCTGGGCGGTGGCCGGCATGGACCGCAATGCGCTCCGCCCGCTGCGCTATACCCGCACCAGCGATGGCCTGCTGATCGTCGGGTCGGAGAGCGGCATGGTCGTCGTCCCCGAATCGACCATCATCGAAAAGGGTCGACTCGGGCCGGGTCAGATGATCGCCGTCGACCTTGATGAGGGCGTGCTGCTCGACGATCGGGCGATCAAGGACCGGATTTCGGGCGAAGCCGACTATGCCAAGATGATCGGCAATTTCCTCGGCGTGAACGACCTGCCGGACGCGCCGGCCGACGCGACCGTGTGTTTCGACCGTGCCGACCTGACCCGCCGTCAGGTCGCGGCGGGGCAGACGCTCGAGGACATGGAACTGATCCTGTCTCCGATGGTCGAGGGCGCGAAGGAAGCGATCGGATCGATGGGCGACGATACGCCGCTCGCGGTCATTTCGGACAAGCCCCGGCTGATCAGCCAGTTCTTCCGGCAGAATTTCAGCCAGGTCACCAATCCGCCGATTGATCCCTTGCGCGAACGGCATGTGATGTCGCTCAAGACACGTTTCGGCAATCTCGCCAATATCCTCGATACCGAGGATCGGCGCGACGGCGTGCTGGTGCTCGAATCGCCCGTGCTGGCCGGTACCGACTGGGCTCGGCTCAAGGCGTTTTTCGGCAACAAGGTCGCCGATATCGATTGCACCTTCGAAAACGGTGGCGGGCCCGAGACGCTGCGCGCCGCGATCGCGCGAATCCGCGCCGAGGCGGAACAGGCGGTACGCGAGGGCAAGAGCGAAATCTTCCTGAGCGACATGAACATCGGTCCTGACCGCGTCGGCATTGCCGGCGTGCTCGCGGCGGCAGCGGTGCATACCCACCTCGTCCGGCGTGGCCTCCGTTCCTATGCCAGCATCAACATCCAGACTGCCGAATGCCTCGACACCCATTATTATGCGGTGCTGATCGGCGTCGGCGCGACGACGGTGCATGCCTATCTGTCGGAGGCGTCGATCGTCGACCGGCACCAGCGCAGCCTGTTCGGTGATCTGACCCTGGAGAAGTGTCTCGCCAATCACCGCCATGCGGTCGACGAGGGGCTGCTCAAGATCATGTCGAAGATGGGGATCGCGGTGATCTCCAGCTATCGCGGCGGCTATAATTTCGAGGCGGTCGGACTGTCGCGCAGCCTGGTCAACGATCTTTTCCCGGGCATGCCGGCAAAGATCTCGGGTGAGGGCTATGCCTCGCTTCATCTCAATGCGGCGCTGCGCCACGAAGCTGCCTATGACGACGTCGTGGTGAACCTGCCGATCGGCGGCTTCTACCGCCAGCGCCACACCGGCGAGACTCATGCCTATTCGGCGCAGCTGATGCACCTGTTGCAGACCGCGGTCGCGACCGACAGCTACTCGACCTATCTGCAATTCTCGCGCGGGGTGGAGGCGTTGCCGCCAGTCTATCTGCGTGACCTGTTCCAGTTCAACTACCCGAACGAAGGCGTGGCGGTCGACCAGGTCGAGGCGATCACGGAGATCCGCAAGCGCTTCGTCACGCCGGGCATGTCGCTCGGCGCGCTGAGCCCCGAGGCGCATGAAACGCTGGCGATCGCGATGAACCGGATCGGCGCCAAGGCGGTGTCGGGCGAGGGCGGCGAGGACAAGGCACGCTACGCGCCCTATCCGAACGGCGACAACGCCAATTCGGGCGTGAAGCAGATCGCGTCGGGCCGGTTCGGCGTGACGGCCGAATATCTCAACGCCTGTGACGAGATCGAGATCAAGGTCGCTCAGGGTGCGAAGCCCGGCGAGGGCGGGCAGCTGCCCGGCTTCAAAGTGACCGAGTTCATCGCGAAGTTGCGCCACGCGACGCCGGGGGTGATGCTCATCTCCCCGCCGCCGCACCACGACATCTATTCGATCGAGGATCTGGCCCAGCTCATCTATGATCTGAAGCAGATCAACCCGGTCGCGCGCGTCTGCGTGAAGCTGGTCAGCTCGGCCGGCATCGGCACGGTCGCGGCGGGCGTCGCCAAGGCGCATGCCGATGTCATCCTCGTCTCCGGCCATGTCGGCGGCACCGGCGCCTCGCCCCAGACCAGCATCAAATATGCCGGCACGCCGTGGGAAATGGGCCTTTCCGAGGTCAACCAGACGCTGACGCTCAACGGGCTGCGCGGCCGCATCAAGCTGCGTACCGATGGCGGCTTGAAGACCGGGCGGGACATCGTCATCGCCGCGATCCTCGGCGCGGAGGAGTTTGGCATCGGCACGCTCTCGCTGGTGGCGATGGGCTGCATCATGGTGCGGCAATGTCATTCCAACACTTGCCCGGTCGGTGTGTGCGTTCAGGACGAGCGCCTGCGCGCGAAGTTCACGGGCACGCCGGAAAAGGTCATCAACCTGATGACCTTCATCGCGGAGGAAGTGCGCGATATCCTTGCCAGGCTCGGCTTCCGCAGCCTTGACGAGGTGATCGGGCGCACCGAGCTGCTTCGTCAGGTCAGCCGCGGGGCCGAGCATCTCGACGATCTCGATCTCAACCCGATCCTCGCCAAGGTCGACGCGGACGATGCCGAACGGCGTTTCAGCCTGTCGGCGTGGCGCAACGAAGTGCCCGACAGCCTCGACGCGCAGATGATCAAGGACGCGGCGGCGGTGTTCTCGCGCGGCGAGAAGATGCAGCTGACCTATTCGGTACGCAACACGCACCGTGCGGTCGGCACGCGGCTGTCGAGCGAGATCACGCGCAAGTTCGGCATGTCGAAGCTGGCGGACGGGCATGTCCATGTCCGCCTGCGCGGCTCGGCCGGCCAGTCATTGGGCGCGTTCCTGTGCAAGGGCATCACGCTCGAGGTGTTCGGCGACGCCAACGACTATGTCGGCAAGGGCCTGTCGGGCGGCATCATCGCGCTGCGCCCGGTGGTCAGCTCGCCGCTCGCCAGCCAGGACAACACGATCATCGGCAACACCGTGCTCTACGGCGCGACTTCTGGCAGCCTGTTCGCGGCCGGCCAGGCGGGCGAGCGGTTCGCCGTGCGCAATTCGGGCGCGACCGTGGTGGTGGAAGGCTGCGGCGCGAACGGGTGCGAATATATGACCGGCGGCAC